In the genome of Candidatus Amarolinea dominans, one region contains:
- a CDS encoding [LysW]-lysine hydrolase — protein MNDTQAVQLLRDMLGIESLSGAEGLHADFLTRQMIAFGYTKACVDEAGNAVGEMGDPAAAVTIVLLGHQDTVPGRIAVRMEDGRLFGRGAVDAKGPLAAFTAAVARIGPRAGVRFVVIGATEEEAASSKGARHIRDRFLAEGIPGACLIGEPSGWERVTLGYKGRLLADLHVQGPCGHSAGNRLGVNEQAVHWWQGVIGYTKNYNQEREGPFRQLLPSLRSMASGSDGLSEWADLRVGLRLPLETDIPGLERDLTDLAQGVSAEPAACSLGFSGQERAWVADKNSPLTRSLVAGIRREGGRPGYLLKTGTSDMNVVAPAWNCPIAAYGPGDASLDHTPEEHIVIEEYLRAIRVLERVLAEI, from the coding sequence ATGAACGATACACAGGCTGTCCAACTCCTGCGCGACATGCTCGGCATCGAGAGCCTGTCGGGCGCTGAAGGGCTTCATGCCGATTTCCTGACCCGCCAGATGATAGCCTTTGGCTACACGAAGGCTTGCGTGGACGAGGCCGGCAACGCGGTGGGCGAGATGGGCGATCCCGCGGCGGCGGTCACGATCGTGCTGCTGGGCCATCAGGACACGGTGCCCGGGCGCATTGCCGTGCGCATGGAGGACGGCCGGCTGTTTGGCCGCGGCGCGGTGGATGCCAAAGGCCCGCTCGCGGCGTTCACCGCGGCCGTGGCGCGGATCGGCCCCCGCGCTGGCGTGCGCTTCGTGGTGATCGGCGCGACCGAGGAAGAGGCGGCCAGCAGCAAAGGGGCGCGGCACATCCGCGACCGCTTCCTGGCGGAGGGCATCCCCGGCGCGTGCCTGATCGGTGAGCCGAGCGGCTGGGAGCGGGTGACGTTGGGCTACAAAGGACGCCTGCTGGCCGATCTGCACGTGCAGGGGCCTTGCGGTCACAGCGCAGGCAACCGCCTGGGGGTCAACGAACAGGCCGTACACTGGTGGCAGGGTGTCATTGGCTACACGAAAAACTACAACCAGGAGCGCGAAGGCCCGTTTCGCCAACTGCTGCCCAGCCTGCGCAGCATGGCGAGCGGTTCCGACGGCCTGAGCGAGTGGGCTGACCTGCGCGTGGGTTTGCGCCTGCCGCTGGAGACCGACATCCCCGGCCTGGAGCGCGACCTGACCGACCTGGCGCAGGGGGTCAGCGCGGAGCCGGCCGCGTGCAGCCTGGGCTTCTCCGGCCAGGAGCGCGCCTGGGTGGCCGACAAGAACAGCCCGCTGACGCGCAGCCTGGTGGCCGGCATTCGTCGGGAGGGCGGCCGGCCTGGTTACCTGCTCAAGACCGGCACCAGTGACATGAACGTGGTCGCCCCGGCCTGGAACTGCCCCATCGCGGCCTACGGCCCCGGCGATGCCAGCCTCGATCACACGCCGGAGGAGCACATCGTCATCGAGGAATACTTGCGTGCGATCCGGGTGCTGGAGAGGGTGTTGGCGGAGATTTGA
- a CDS encoding aspartate aminotransferase family protein: MWSEIENRHTSGCYPKRPLTLVRGEGVWVWDDAGRRYLDCTSGQGVALIGHAHPAVAAAVAQQAATLITCPEIFYNDRRAALLARLTGLAPAGLTRAFLCNSGTEAVEAALKFARLLTGRPGIIAMQRGFHGRTFGSLSATWEPKYREPFEPLLPGFKHVPYDNLDALAASLDDQTAAVIVEPVQGEGGARPPSPGYLASVQTLCQHVGALLIVDEVQTGFGRTGRWFGCQHDGVTPDLMALGKGIAGGVPMGATLLHERFGPLPAGSHGSTFGGNPLACAAALATLDVLEQGDLPGQAAVQGAYLLEQLRDRVAPLPVVRQVRGHGLLIGIELRTRVTPTLQSLQALGVLALPAGPTVLRLLPPLVMTPAELDQAVDAVAAALGGD, from the coding sequence ATGTGGAGCGAAATAGAAAACCGGCACACGAGCGGCTGCTATCCGAAGCGGCCGTTGACGCTGGTGCGTGGGGAAGGGGTGTGGGTGTGGGATGACGCGGGGCGGCGCTACCTGGACTGCACGAGCGGCCAGGGGGTGGCGCTGATCGGTCATGCCCATCCGGCCGTGGCGGCGGCGGTGGCGCAGCAGGCCGCGACGCTCATCACCTGCCCGGAGATTTTCTATAACGACCGGCGGGCGGCGCTGCTGGCGCGGTTGACGGGGCTGGCGCCGGCGGGTCTGACGCGCGCCTTCCTGTGTAACTCCGGCACGGAAGCGGTGGAGGCGGCGCTCAAGTTCGCCCGTCTGCTGACCGGCCGGCCGGGCATCATCGCCATGCAGCGAGGCTTTCATGGGCGCACGTTTGGCAGCCTGAGCGCGACCTGGGAGCCGAAGTACCGCGAGCCGTTCGAGCCGCTGCTGCCGGGCTTCAAGCACGTGCCTTACGACAACCTGGATGCGCTGGCCGCCAGCCTGGATGATCAGACCGCGGCCGTCATCGTGGAACCGGTGCAGGGCGAAGGGGGCGCGCGGCCGCCAAGCCCCGGTTACCTGGCGAGTGTGCAGACGTTATGTCAACATGTCGGCGCGCTGCTAATCGTGGACGAGGTGCAGACCGGCTTTGGGCGCACCGGCCGCTGGTTTGGCTGCCAGCACGATGGGGTGACGCCCGATCTGATGGCGCTGGGCAAGGGGATTGCGGGCGGCGTGCCGATGGGCGCGACGCTGCTGCACGAACGCTTTGGCCCATTGCCCGCGGGCAGTCACGGCTCCACCTTCGGCGGCAACCCCCTGGCCTGCGCAGCGGCCCTAGCGACGCTGGATGTGTTGGAACAGGGCGATCTGCCTGGCCAGGCGGCGGTGCAGGGCGCGTATCTCCTGGAACAATTGCGGGACCGCGTCGCGCCATTGCCGGTGGTGCGCCAGGTGCGCGGACACGGCCTGCTGATCGGCATCGAGCTGCGCACACGGGTCACGCCCACCCTGCAAAGCCTGCAAGCCCTGGGCGTGCTGGCCCTGCCGGCCGGGCCGACGGTCCTGCGGCTGCTGCCGCCCCTGGTCATGACGCCAGCGGAACTGGATCAGGCCGTGGATGCCGTCGCGGCGGCGCTCGGGGGAGATTAG
- a CDS encoding [LysW]-aminoadipate kinase, with protein MIVVKIGGGKGLNLAGLCEDVAALLRAGQRLVLVHGGAETTDELAAALGHPTQYVTSTSGHVSRRTDRRTLEIFEMAYCGQINKGLVERLQGLGVNAVGLSGLDGGLLRGTRKDVLRIVENGRQKVLRDDFTGKVEQVNRGLLTLLLDNGYFPVLTPPALSFNHEAINVDGDRAAAAVAAALHADTLILLTSAPGLLARFPDESSLLTNLSLADLGNAQDYAKGKMKRKVLAAQEALQGGVSQVVIGDGRRPEPLRAALAGEGTKIEG; from the coding sequence ATGATTGTCGTGAAAATTGGCGGCGGCAAGGGGTTGAATCTGGCAGGGCTGTGCGAGGATGTGGCGGCGCTGCTGCGAGCCGGACAGCGGTTGGTGCTGGTGCATGGCGGCGCGGAGACGACCGACGAGCTGGCCGCGGCGCTGGGGCATCCGACGCAATATGTCACTTCGACTTCGGGCCATGTCAGCCGGCGCACGGATCGGCGCACGCTGGAAATTTTCGAGATGGCCTACTGTGGGCAAATCAACAAGGGGCTGGTCGAACGCCTGCAAGGGCTGGGGGTCAACGCGGTGGGCTTGAGCGGGCTGGACGGCGGGCTGCTGCGCGGGACGCGCAAGGATGTCCTGCGCATCGTAGAGAACGGCCGTCAGAAGGTGCTGCGCGACGACTTCACCGGCAAGGTGGAGCAGGTCAACCGCGGGCTGCTGACCCTGCTGCTGGACAACGGCTACTTCCCGGTGCTGACCCCGCCCGCGCTCAGTTTCAATCATGAGGCGATCAACGTGGACGGCGACCGCGCCGCGGCCGCGGTGGCCGCCGCGCTGCACGCAGATACCCTGATTCTACTGACCAGCGCGCCCGGCCTGCTCGCCCGCTTCCCGGACGAATCGAGCCTGCTCACCAACCTCAGCCTGGCTGACCTGGGAAACGCACAGGACTATGCGAAAGGCAAGATGAAGCGCAAGGTGCTGGCCGCGCAAGAGGCGCTGCAGGGCGGAGTTTCCCAGGTCGTCATTGGCGATGGTCGTCGGCCGGAGCCTCTGCGCGCCGCGCTGGCCGGAGAAGGAACGAAAATTGAAGGATGA
- a CDS encoding N-acetyl-gamma-glutamyl-phosphate reductase: MNGRLTVAILGGSGYTGGELLRLLLDHPHVEVTQITSERQAGRFVHFMHPNLRGRTRLKFTTASELQPVDVLFACLPHGAAQQRIEQLAALAPRIIDLSADFRLRSPADYVTWYGHEHAAPAWLDRFVYGLPELQRDALRQARYVSGVGCNATAATLALWPLFKAGLADPTRDVVVEVKVGSSEGGAEPGLASHHPERAGVVRSFAPTGHRHTAEVRQALSLTGAAPPIHLSVTAVEMVRGVLATGHVFLRERSLGDKELWAAYRAAYGKEPFVRIVKERQGLYRYPEPKILAGSNYVDVGFELDPVSGRVVVLAALDNLVKGAAGSAVQCLNLMAGWDETAGLGFAGLHPV, encoded by the coding sequence GTGAACGGCCGCCTGACGGTCGCGATCCTGGGCGGCTCGGGCTACACCGGCGGCGAACTGCTGCGCCTGCTGCTCGATCACCCGCACGTCGAGGTGACGCAGATCACCTCGGAACGCCAAGCCGGCCGCTTCGTGCATTTCATGCACCCCAACCTGCGCGGCCGCACGCGCCTGAAGTTCACCACGGCCAGCGAACTGCAGCCGGTGGATGTGCTCTTCGCCTGCCTGCCGCACGGCGCCGCGCAGCAGCGCATCGAACAACTGGCCGCGCTGGCGCCCCGGATCATTGACCTCAGCGCGGACTTCCGCCTGCGCAGCCCGGCGGATTATGTCACCTGGTACGGCCATGAACACGCCGCGCCGGCCTGGCTGGATCGTTTTGTCTACGGCCTGCCGGAGCTGCAGCGGGACGCGCTGCGCCAGGCCCGGTACGTCAGCGGCGTCGGCTGCAACGCCACCGCAGCCACCCTGGCCCTGTGGCCGCTGTTCAAGGCCGGGCTGGCCGACCCGACCCGTGATGTGGTGGTGGAGGTGAAGGTCGGTTCCAGTGAAGGCGGCGCAGAGCCGGGCCTCGCGAGCCATCACCCGGAGCGCGCGGGTGTGGTGCGCAGCTTTGCGCCGACCGGTCATCGTCACACGGCCGAGGTGCGCCAGGCGCTCAGTCTGACCGGCGCCGCGCCGCCCATTCACCTATCGGTCACCGCGGTGGAGATGGTGCGCGGGGTGCTGGCGACCGGGCACGTTTTTCTCAGGGAGCGCAGTCTCGGCGACAAGGAGTTATGGGCCGCGTACCGGGCCGCGTACGGCAAAGAGCCGTTCGTGCGCATCGTCAAGGAGCGCCAGGGGCTGTACCGCTACCCGGAGCCGAAGATCCTGGCCGGCAGCAATTACGTGGATGTGGGCTTCGAGCTGGACCCGGTCAGCGGCCGGGTGGTGGTCCTGGCTGCCCTCGACAACCTGGTGAAGGGCGCGGCCGGCAGCGCCGTGCAGTGCCTCAACCTGATGGCCGGCTGGGACGAGACCGCGGGGTTGGGATTTGCGGGGCTGCACCCGGTGTAA
- the lysX gene encoding lysine biosynthesis protein LysX: protein MRIGVLLSRVRVEEKLIISALEKRGIGYATIDDREVIFELGRNGFDYDVVIERCINHSRALYALRILNDAGVPTVNTFEVADTCGNKLLTTSALFRCGVPSPRTLVAFTPESALQAIESLGYPVVLKPAVGSWGRLLSKINDREAAEAILEHKETLGTYHHSIFYIQEYVRKPGRDIRAFVVGNETICAIYRHSPHWITNTARGGQASVCPVTPELNDLCVRAATAVGGGVVAIDVFEDPDRGLLINEVNYTMEFRNSIEPTGVDIPGRIVDFALAVARDSWAAANGWRSAAPAAAL from the coding sequence ATGCGCATCGGTGTGCTGCTGTCACGCGTGCGCGTGGAGGAAAAGCTGATTATCAGCGCCCTGGAGAAACGAGGCATCGGCTATGCGACGATTGACGACCGCGAGGTGATCTTCGAGCTGGGGCGCAACGGCTTTGATTACGATGTGGTGATCGAGCGCTGCATCAATCACAGCCGCGCGCTCTACGCGCTGCGCATCTTGAACGATGCGGGGGTGCCGACGGTCAACACCTTCGAGGTGGCCGATACCTGCGGTAACAAGCTGTTGACCACCAGCGCGCTCTTTCGCTGCGGCGTGCCTTCCCCGCGCACGCTGGTGGCCTTCACGCCCGAATCGGCCTTGCAGGCTATCGAAAGCCTGGGCTACCCGGTGGTGCTGAAGCCGGCGGTCGGCTCCTGGGGCCGTCTGCTGAGCAAGATCAACGATCGCGAGGCGGCCGAGGCGATCCTGGAACACAAGGAGACCCTCGGCACCTATCACCATTCGATCTTTTACATCCAGGAGTACGTGCGCAAGCCGGGGCGCGACATTCGGGCCTTCGTCGTGGGCAACGAGACGATCTGCGCGATCTATCGCCACTCGCCGCACTGGATCACCAACACCGCGCGCGGGGGCCAGGCCAGCGTCTGCCCGGTGACGCCAGAGCTGAACGACCTGTGCGTGCGTGCGGCCACGGCCGTGGGCGGCGGCGTGGTGGCGATTGATGTCTTCGAGGACCCCGACCGCGGTCTGCTCATCAATGAGGTGAACTACACGATGGAGTTCCGCAACTCGATCGAGCCGACGGGCGTGGATATTCCGGGCCGCATCGTAGACTTTGCCCTGGCTGTGGCGCGTGACAGCTGGGCCGCGGCCAACGGCTGGCGCAGCGCCGCGCCCGCGGCGGCCCTGTGA
- the lysW gene encoding lysine biosynthesis protein LysW — MSNVMCPECAAEIEIGGDVLAGEIVQCPECGVELEVLSVSPLTVDLAPEVEEDWGE, encoded by the coding sequence ATGAGTAACGTGATGTGTCCTGAGTGCGCTGCGGAGATCGAGATCGGCGGCGATGTGCTGGCCGGGGAGATCGTGCAGTGCCCGGAGTGCGGGGTGGAGCTGGAAGTGCTGAGCGTCAGCCCGTTGACGGTTGACCTGGCGCCGGAAGTCGAAGAGGATTGGGGGGAGTAG
- a CDS encoding isocitrate/isopropylmalate dehydrogenase family protein, which yields MNRAHALPLRIALIPGDGIGQEVTPAAAAAMQASGVAVEFVELEAGWQTFVRSGSALPAVTVQALATVDGALFGAVSSPAHAAHGYRSPIVQLRQQFDLFANLRPLVSTPTPGSWPGVDLLIVRENTEGMYAGRERLEGDTAIAERVITRRASERIMRVALEQARRRRGLVTLVHKANVLRVTDGLFREASLSVAPDFPDVQVEEGLVDSVAYRLVRQPQHFDVIVTTNLFGDILSDLAAGLTGGLGLAASANQGERFVVAEPVHGSAPDIAGQGIANPLAAIRAGALLLRSLGQADAAARIEHAVNQVLASGPLTPDLGGNATTAEVTQAVVRRLEIGDRRPEICVEGG from the coding sequence ATGAACCGGGCACACGCTTTGCCACTGCGCATTGCGCTGATCCCCGGGGATGGCATCGGCCAGGAGGTGACGCCGGCCGCGGCCGCGGCGATGCAGGCCAGCGGGGTTGCCGTGGAGTTCGTGGAGCTGGAGGCCGGTTGGCAAACGTTCGTGCGCTCCGGCTCGGCGCTGCCCGCAGTCACCGTGCAGGCCCTGGCAACGGTGGACGGCGCGCTCTTTGGCGCGGTGAGCAGTCCAGCGCACGCAGCGCATGGCTACCGCAGTCCCATCGTGCAGCTGCGCCAACAGTTCGATCTGTTCGCCAACCTGCGGCCGCTGGTCAGCACACCGACGCCTGGCAGCTGGCCGGGTGTTGATCTGCTGATCGTGCGCGAGAACACGGAGGGGATGTACGCGGGCCGTGAACGGTTGGAGGGCGACACCGCGATTGCGGAACGGGTGATTACCCGCCGCGCCAGCGAACGCATCATGCGGGTGGCTCTGGAGCAGGCTCGCCGGCGCCGCGGGTTGGTGACGCTGGTGCATAAGGCCAACGTGCTGCGCGTGACCGATGGCCTCTTTCGCGAGGCCAGCCTGAGCGTGGCGCCCGATTTCCCCGATGTGCAGGTGGAGGAGGGGCTGGTGGACAGCGTGGCCTATCGGCTGGTGCGCCAGCCGCAGCACTTCGATGTCATCGTCACCACCAACCTGTTCGGCGACATTCTGAGCGATCTGGCGGCCGGCCTGACCGGCGGATTAGGCCTGGCCGCGTCGGCCAACCAGGGCGAGCGCTTTGTCGTGGCCGAACCGGTGCATGGCTCCGCGCCGGACATCGCCGGGCAGGGCATCGCCAATCCCCTGGCGGCCATCCGCGCCGGCGCCCTGCTCCTGCGCAGCCTGGGCCAGGCGGACGCGGCCGCCCGCATCGAACACGCCGTCAACCAGGTGCTGGCGTCCGGCCCGCTGACCCCCGACCTGGGCGGAAATGCCACGACTGCAGAGGTGACGCAGGCGGTAGTCAGGAGGTTGGAGATCGGAGACCGGAGACCGGAGATCTGTGTGGAAGGCGGTTGA
- a CDS encoding 3-isopropylmalate dehydratase small subunit, giving the protein MGTADSEIYLASPAVVAASAVAGRIVRRPRSRQRERTVTLIRGRVWKYGDDVNTDVIFPGKYTYTLTEPAEIARHALEDLDPAFAQNVRPGDVVIGGRNWGCGSSREQGATCLKYAGVGAVIARSFARIFYRNALNNGLPALTCAAAVDALQHGDEIAIDLDAHVIHSAAGDFEFPPLSPSVHGIVAAGGLIPYLKAHLATDGGAA; this is encoded by the coding sequence ATGGGCACGGCTGACAGCGAAATCTACCTGGCCAGCCCGGCCGTCGTCGCGGCCAGCGCGGTGGCGGGGCGGATTGTGCGCCGCCCCCGATCCAGACAGAGGGAACGAACAGTGACGTTAATACGCGGCCGTGTCTGGAAATACGGCGATGATGTGAATACTGATGTGATTTTTCCGGGCAAGTACACGTACACCCTGACCGAGCCGGCGGAGATTGCCCGCCATGCGCTGGAGGATCTGGACCCGGCGTTTGCGCAGAACGTGCGGCCCGGTGATGTGGTGATCGGCGGCCGTAATTGGGGCTGTGGTAGCAGCCGCGAGCAGGGCGCGACCTGCCTGAAATATGCCGGCGTGGGCGCGGTGATCGCACGCAGCTTTGCGCGCATCTTCTACCGCAACGCGCTGAACAACGGCTTGCCCGCGCTGACCTGCGCCGCGGCCGTGGATGCGCTGCAGCACGGCGACGAGATCGCGATTGATCTCGATGCCCACGTCATCCACAGCGCGGCCGGCGATTTCGAGTTCCCGCCGCTGTCGCCCTCGGTGCATGGCATTGTCGCGGCCGGCGGCCTGATTCCGTACCTCAAGGCGCACCTGGCCACCGATGGCGGCGCGGCATGA
- a CDS encoding NUDIX hydrolase, translated as MTPANATSLTPAPIASWQLVDSRDAFQNRWLHVTLDTVRLPDGRTYEYTNVHREVAGVGIIGLNAAGEILLQQEYRHPVGQVVWQAPGGLANVGEDLLACAARELREESGYEAESLEYLGACWDNPGLGNAISHLALGRNLRPTGHSHPDDAEIVVNHWVTVAWLKQAVSSGIIKDRVVICGLAHLWLRGLVG; from the coding sequence ATGACCCCAGCCAACGCCACATCGCTCACGCCGGCGCCGATCGCCTCCTGGCAACTGGTTGATTCGCGCGACGCGTTTCAGAACCGCTGGCTGCACGTGACCCTCGACACGGTGCGCCTGCCGGATGGCCGCACCTATGAGTACACCAATGTGCATCGAGAGGTGGCCGGCGTGGGCATCATCGGCTTGAACGCGGCCGGAGAAATCCTGCTCCAGCAAGAGTATCGTCACCCGGTCGGCCAGGTGGTTTGGCAGGCGCCGGGCGGGCTGGCCAATGTGGGCGAGGACCTGCTGGCCTGCGCCGCGCGTGAGTTGCGCGAGGAGAGCGGTTATGAGGCCGAATCGCTGGAATACCTGGGCGCGTGCTGGGACAACCCCGGCCTGGGCAACGCCATCAGTCACTTGGCGCTCGGCCGTAACCTGCGGCCAACGGGCCATTCACACCCGGACGATGCCGAGATCGTTGTCAATCATTGGGTCACGGTGGCATGGCTCAAGCAGGCGGTCAGCAGCGGCATCATCAAGGATCGTGTGGTGATCTGCGGCCTGGCTCATTTGTGGCTGCGCGGGCTGGTGGGCTAA
- the lysS gene encoding homocitrate synthase, with protein MPLTNFAIIESTLREGEQFANAFFTTAQKVEIAQALDAFGVEFLELTSPLASPQSLEDCRTIAALPRRTRILTHTRCHMDDARVAVDTGVDGIDVVIGTSSYLRQFSHGKDIPYIIEQAISVVEFIKSQGVQVRFSTEDSFRSDLVDLLTIYRAVDQIGVNRVGIADTVGVANPRQVYDLVSTLRKLVSCDIEFHGHNDSGCAIANAFCALEAGVTHVDTTVLGIGERNGITPLGGMIARLYATDRNLVTKYNLPMLREVENLVAGIVGIDVPFNNYITGFTAFTHKAGIHAKAILNNPSTYEILDPADFGLTRYVHIAHRLTGWNAVKSRAEQLGLALTDDDLKEATAHIKALADVKPMALEDVDAVLRAWHQKIPIVRIPNPNSEIGNPNRVTA; from the coding sequence ATGCCGCTCACGAATTTTGCCATTATCGAGTCCACCCTGCGCGAGGGGGAGCAGTTTGCCAACGCCTTCTTCACCACCGCGCAGAAGGTGGAAATTGCCCAGGCCCTGGACGCGTTCGGCGTCGAGTTCCTGGAACTGACCTCGCCCCTGGCCTCGCCGCAGAGCCTGGAGGACTGCCGCACAATCGCCGCCCTGCCGCGGCGCACCCGCATCCTGACCCACACCCGCTGCCACATGGACGACGCACGCGTGGCCGTTGACACCGGCGTGGACGGCATTGACGTGGTGATCGGCACCTCGTCCTACCTGCGTCAGTTCAGCCACGGCAAGGACATCCCCTACATCATCGAGCAGGCAATCAGCGTGGTCGAGTTCATCAAGAGCCAGGGCGTGCAGGTCCGCTTCAGTACGGAGGATTCGTTCCGCTCTGACCTGGTTGACCTGCTGACTATCTACCGGGCCGTGGATCAGATCGGCGTCAACCGCGTGGGCATCGCGGACACCGTGGGCGTCGCCAATCCCCGCCAGGTGTACGACCTGGTCAGCACGCTGCGCAAACTGGTTAGCTGCGACATCGAGTTCCACGGGCACAACGACAGCGGCTGCGCCATCGCCAACGCTTTCTGCGCGCTGGAGGCCGGCGTGACGCATGTGGACACCACCGTGCTCGGCATCGGCGAGCGCAACGGCATCACCCCTCTCGGCGGCATGATTGCCCGCCTCTACGCCACCGACCGCAACCTGGTCACCAAATACAATCTGCCTATGCTGCGCGAGGTTGAAAACCTGGTCGCGGGTATCGTCGGGATTGATGTGCCGTTCAATAACTACATCACCGGCTTCACCGCGTTCACGCACAAGGCCGGCATTCACGCCAAAGCCATTCTCAACAACCCCTCCACCTACGAAATCCTCGATCCGGCTGATTTTGGTCTGACCCGCTACGTGCATATCGCCCACCGCCTCACCGGCTGGAACGCGGTCAAGAGCCGGGCCGAGCAGTTGGGACTGGCGTTGACCGACGACGATCTCAAAGAGGCCACCGCGCACATCAAGGCTCTGGCCGACGTAAAACCGATGGCGCTGGAGGATGTGGACGCCGTGCTGCGCGCCTGGCATCAGAAAATCCCCATAGTTCGAATCCCAAACCCCAACTCGGAAATCGGAAATCCCAACAGGGTGACCGCATGA
- a CDS encoding YitT family protein, whose product MKPHYRLLRDAILIVLGCFLMALAVDVFLDPNDVVPGGFTAIAIFANRLRGWPTGLTLLTLNVPFFALGVWLLGAELGPKTFAAAVLVSLAIDGLRPYLPTVQGEPLLYVAYGGLLFGAGQALVFRAGATSGGTELPAKLLEHFYGIRMSSSLLAMDALILGMAAIFFGLGPALYALITAWVMARVIDVVDVGFNASHTAFIVTQAPDDVRTAILQRLGRGVTILTGQGGFTGNQRIMLFTVVHRREVGALRSIVSAADPDAFMVITPSTEVLGEGFKPLTRLRRG is encoded by the coding sequence TTGAAACCTCATTACCGCTTGTTGCGCGATGCCATTCTCATCGTGCTCGGCTGTTTCTTGATGGCGTTGGCCGTGGACGTGTTCCTCGACCCGAATGACGTGGTGCCCGGCGGCTTCACGGCCATCGCCATCTTTGCGAACCGCCTGCGCGGCTGGCCCACCGGCTTGACCCTGCTGACCCTGAATGTCCCCTTCTTCGCGCTGGGAGTCTGGCTGCTCGGCGCTGAGCTTGGCCCCAAGACTTTTGCGGCGGCCGTGCTGGTTTCCCTGGCGATTGACGGCCTGCGCCCCTACCTGCCGACGGTGCAGGGCGAACCGCTGCTCTACGTGGCCTACGGTGGACTGCTCTTCGGCGCCGGTCAGGCGCTGGTTTTTCGCGCCGGCGCGACCTCCGGCGGCACCGAACTTCCTGCCAAGTTGCTGGAGCACTTCTACGGCATCCGCATGTCAAGCTCCCTGCTGGCCATGGACGCGCTCATCCTGGGCATGGCCGCCATCTTCTTTGGCCTCGGCCCCGCGCTCTACGCCCTGATCACCGCGTGGGTTATGGCCCGTGTGATTGATGTCGTTGACGTGGGCTTCAACGCCAGCCATACGGCCTTCATCGTCACCCAGGCGCCGGACGACGTGCGCACGGCCATCCTGCAGCGCCTGGGCCGTGGCGTGACCATTCTGACCGGCCAGGGCGGCTTCACTGGTAATCAGCGCATCATGCTCTTCACCGTCGTGCATCGCCGCGAAGTCGGCGCCCTGCGCAGCATCGTCAGCGCGGCCGACCCTGACGCCTTCATGGTCATCACCCCCAGCACTGAGGTCCTGGGCGAAGGCTTCAAACCGTTGACACGCCTGCGTCGCGGCTGA
- a CDS encoding Rpn family recombination-promoting nuclease/putative transposase — protein MPKTADIGGKRLISLAPDAWAQWVTQRSDVTAREIVSSEFQWISRASDVLIRCFSPEHGEFLQLTELQIRYKPSLPRRMRAYAALAEETFGLPVFPVLINILPPPGHSDKIVERYESEFMGLHARQDYRVINLWTVDANIVLQRPLPALLPFTPVLKGGAKQQIVARALDMLRHDEKLSDLEPLLAFFASFVFDIPVVQQIMRWDMNVLRESPWYQEILEQGLAEGMQQGILQGMQQGMQQGMQQGMQQGMQQGALRQLLRLVRARFQIAPPSIQIRLQQLNLDQLEQMVDLALAAESLDEFMLHVPALPSNGKH, from the coding sequence ATGCCCAAAACAGCGGACATTGGTGGCAAACGCCTGATCAGCCTGGCTCCAGACGCCTGGGCGCAATGGGTCACGCAGCGCAGTGATGTCACGGCACGCGAGATTGTCTCCAGTGAGTTCCAATGGATTAGTCGAGCCAGTGATGTGCTGATACGCTGCTTTAGCCCGGAGCATGGCGAGTTTCTACAGCTCACAGAACTGCAGATTCGCTACAAGCCGAGTCTGCCACGGCGCATGCGGGCCTACGCAGCCCTGGCGGAAGAAACGTTCGGGCTGCCGGTGTTTCCGGTGTTGATCAACATCCTGCCACCACCAGGTCACAGCGACAAGATAGTCGAGCGTTACGAATCCGAATTCATGGGATTGCACGCACGACAGGATTACCGAGTCATCAATCTGTGGACCGTTGATGCCAACATCGTCTTGCAGCGTCCGTTACCTGCGCTGCTTCCGTTCACGCCAGTGCTCAAGGGAGGCGCCAAACAGCAGATTGTCGCCCGGGCATTGGACATGTTACGTCATGATGAAAAGCTGAGCGATTTAGAGCCGCTCCTGGCTTTTTTCGCCAGCTTCGTATTCGACATCCCGGTTGTACAGCAAATCATGAGGTGGGATATGAACGTCCTGCGTGAATCGCCGTGGTACCAGGAAATTCTGGAGCAGGGTTTAGCCGAAGGCATGCAACAAGGCATACTGCAAGGTATGCAGCAAGGTATGCAGCAAGGTATGCAGCAAGGTATGCAGCAAGGTATGCAGCAAGGCGCATTGCGTCAGCTTTTGCGCCTGGTGCGCGCACGTTTTCAGATTGCACCGCCAAGCATCCAGATCAGGTTGCAACAGTTGAATCTTGATCAGCTCGAGCAGATGGTAGACTTGGCGCTGGCGGCTGAATCTCTGGACGAATTCATGCTGCACGTGCCGGCCTTGCCGAGTAACGGTAAACACTGA